The Clostridium sp. DL-VIII DNA window GGATCTATTACTCTCTTCCATGCATATACGAAATCACTTGCCTTAACTGGATCTCCATTTGACCATTTAAGGTCTTTCTTTAAGTGGAAAGTATAAGTTAATTGATCGTCAGATACATCATATGTTTCAGCTTGACCTGGAATTGCTTTATCATTGTCATCTAATTTTTCAAGCCCTTCAAAAAGGTTTGATACTACAATTGATCCGTCAACCGCTGCATTTAATCCTGGATCTATAGTCTTTGGATCAGAACCTAAATTATAAATTACTTCTTGTTTGTCTGCAGTTGAGCCTGATTTATCAGAAGATTTAGAGCCACCACAACCAGCTAAAACTGAAAGCGATAATGTAGCTGCTAAAGACACTGCAAATAATTTTTTTATTTTGCTTGTTTTCATTGATATTTCCCCCTTAATTTAAATATTGATTATATAATAACTGTTTAAGTTGTTATTTCTAAAACTTATTAACAGCATAATAGCAAATTACTTATTTTTATTTTTTAGTCATATAAATGACATGCCACAAAATGCCCCGGTTTAACTTCCTTTAATTCAGGATCAATCTCTGAACAGATTGGTTTAGCACATCTGCATCTACCTTTAAATCTACATCCTGGTGGAGGATCTATAGGTGATGGTATATCACCTTCTAATACTATTCTTTTGTTATTCTTTGCTATATCTGGATCTGGTATAGGTACAGCTGAAAGTAATGCTTGAGTGTATGGATGTAAAGCTTCTGAATACACCTTATTACTTTCTCCTCTTTCAACCATTCTTCCAAGATACATAACTCCAATATGAGTTGATATATGTTTAACCATTGAAAGGTCATGGGCTATAAACAAATAAGTTAATCCTAATTCTTCTTGAAGTTCTTCAAGCATGTTTATAACCTGTGCCTGTATAGAAACATCAAGAGCCGAAATTGGTTCATCACAGACTATTAATGATGGTTCTACGGCAAGAGCTCTTGCTATACCAATTCTTTGTCTTTGTCCTCCTGAAAATTCATGAGGATATCTATTTATATGATCTCCTGCAAGACCAACTTTCGACAATAGACTTCTTATTCTTTCAGTTCTCTCTTCACCTGTTAGCAATTTATGAATATCAATTGCTTCTCCAATTATATCTCCGACAGTCATTCTTGGGTCTAATGATGCATATGGATCTTGGAAAATCATTTGCATTTCTTTTCTTAATGGAACCATTTCTTTTACAGAACTTTTTGTAATATCTTTTCCATTAAATATTATTTGTCCTGACGTTGGCTCATAAAGTTTCAATATTGTTCTTCCTGTAGTAGTCTTACCGCATCCAGATTCTCCAACAAGTCCTAAAGTTTCTCCCTTATTAAGTGTAAAAGAAACTCTATCTACTGCCTTAACATAACTATTCCCACCAAATATGCCCTTCTTTGCATGGAAGTATTTGCATAAGTCTTTAACTTCTAAGATTACTTCTTTTTTAGCTTCCACTACTTCATCCTCCTTATAGGTGATTCAACTTTTGGTGCATCTTGATGACATAACCAGCATGCTGCCTGATGCTTTTCTCCCAATTCAAATAACGGTGGCTGCTTTTGAATGCAAATTTTCATAGCATAATCGCATCTAGCAGCAAATGGACATCCAACTGGTGGATTTAATAAATCTGGTGGCTGCCCTTCAATTGGAATAAGTCTTTCTTTAACATCTTCCTTAGGGTTTGGAACACTTCTTAAAAGTCCCCAAGTATATGGATGCTTTCCTCTATAGAATATATCCTCAGTAGTTCCTGTCTCTACTATTATTCCACCATACATTACATTTATTCTCGAACATACGTCCGCAACTACTCCCAAATCATGAGTTATTAATATTATTGCCGTATCAAGCTTTTCCTTTAAGTCTTTCATCAAATCAAGGATTTGAGCTTGAATTGTAACATCTAACGCTGTTGTAGGTTCATCGGCTATGATAAGCTTAGGCTGACAAATTAAGCTCATAGCAATCATTGCTCTTTGTCTCATACCACCTGAAAATTCATGAGGATATTGCTTCATTCTCTTTTCCGGACTTGGTATTCCGACCATTCCAAGCATTTTTATAGCTTCTTTTCTCGCTTCTGCCTTACTTACTTTTTTATGTTTTAATAGAGGTTCCATCAATTGATCTCCAATTGTATATACCGGATTCAAAGATGTCATAGGATCTTGGAATATCATTCCTATGTCATTACCTCTTATATTTTCCATCATTGATTCCTTAACATCAGAAAGATTCTTACCATTAAAGTATATTTCCCCTCCTGCAAGTCTTCCGTTATCAGCCAGCAATCTCATTATTGACATCATAGTAACACTTTTACCACAACCTGATTCTCCAACTATACCTAATGCTTCTCCTTTTTCTAGGTCAAATGTTACACCTCTTACTGCATGCACTTCACCTGCACTGGTTTTGAAGGAGGTTTCTAAGTTTTTTACTTCTAATAATTTTTCCATCGCTATACTACCTCCTATCTCTTATTCTTTGGATCTAATGCCTGACTTAATCCATCACCAAAAAGGTTAAAACATAATATTATTAAACAGATCATGGCTGCTGGAAATAATAATTGATAAGGATAAGTGTAAATTCCCTGCATTGCTTCATTAGCTAAAGTTCCAAGAGATGCTCTTGGTGCTGCAATTCCAAGACCTATAAAGCTTAAGAATGCTTCTGCAAATACAGCTTGTGGAATTAATAGAGTTAATGTAACCATTATTGATCCTATACAGTTTGGAATTAAGTGTCTTGCTAATATTCGAATATTTGATGCTCCTAAAGATTTTGCCGCAAGAACAAATTCCTGTTGCTTTAATTGAAGTACATCACCTCTTATTATTCTGGCCATACTAATCCAATATGTTATGGAGAGTCCCAAAACAATTGTAAGAAGTCCACTTCCAGAAGATCCTGGTTTATTTAAAATAGCCATAAATATTATTACGTATATAGTTAATGGGATTGAATATATTACATCCACTATTCTCATTAATACAGCATCTACTTTTCCTCCGAAGTAACCTGCTATTCCGCCATATAATACACCAATAAATAAGTTTATAATAGCTGAAAAAACAGCAATCAATAATGAATATCTTGCACCATAAAAATTTCTTACAAATAAATCTCTTCCAAGATTATCTGTTCCAAACCAATGTTCTGCAGAAGGTGGTAAATATGTTTGCGATAAATCATTTGCTGCATAATCATACTTCGATAACATAGGAACAATAATTGCAGCTAAAACTATTGCTATTACTACCATTAAAGACATAAGTGCCATTTTATCTCTTTTTAATCTCATCCAAGCATCTTTCCAATATCCTACACTAGGTCTGACAATTACATTTACTTTTTTTTCTTCTGCACTTAGAGGAGTAAATAATTCCTTTTCTATTTTAATTTGATTTTCCATTTTTTCTTTTCTCCTCCTAAACTTCTGCATTTTGTAATTTTATTCTAGGATCAATTAATACATATAGTATATCTACTATGAATGTAAAAAATATTAACATTGAACAATAGAACACAGTTACTCCAAGGAGCATACTATAATCTCTATTTGAGACTGACTGAACAAATTCATTGCCAAGTCCCGGTATTGCAAAAATTTTTTCAGTTACAAATGCCCCTGTTAATATATCGGCTATTAATGGTCCAACATATGTTACTATTGGAATTAATGAATTCCTTAAGCCATGCTTAAATATAATAGTTGTCCTACTTAGACCTTTAGCTTTTGCAGTTCTTATATAATCTGCCTTTAAAACATCTATTAATTTACTTCTCGTAAGTCTTGTGATAAATGATAATGATGCTGCCCCCAATGCTATAGCTGGCATAATATCATTTTTCCATTCACCGAACCCTGTTGGTGGTAATAATTCAAACTTAACACCCACCACATAGATTAATACTGCACCTATTACAAAGCTTGGTATTGTAATACAAAGAGTTGCCAAGAACACCACCAGCCTATCCGGCCATCTTCCATTTTTAAGCGCCGCAAGTGTTCCAAGCAGTATCCCTCCTACTATCGACATAATTATTGCTACTGCACCTATTTCAGCCGATGCTGGGAATGACTTAGTTATTGTATCTGATACTTCTCTTCCTGGGAAAACCATTGATTCACCAAAGTCTCCATGAGTCAAATTTTTCAAATACATAGCATATTGCTCTGGTAAAGACTTATCAAGTCCATATTTTGCTTCCATATTCGCCTTAACTTGAGCCAACATCTTATCTCCATCAAATGGACCCCCAGGCATAAGCCTCATTAGAAAAAATGTTGCTGTTATTACAACCCATATTGTTAACAGGCTTATAAGAAATCTCTTTCCAATATATTTTAACATATATTTCTCTCCTTCTTTTTTCTTTATGTATGAATTAATAGTGTTTAATTTATTACAATGTTTCTAATTTAAATTTAGAAAACATTTTATTAATATGTCGTTATGCTTGGAAGCGCTTCCATGTTTATCAAAACATATAACATATAAGGAGTCATTAAACACATCTCTTAATTTGTTCAATAACTCCGTTGTTATTCTAATTAATCATTAATCAATTTTTTAATTTTTATATAATAAAATTTAACTATGTATTAACATAATACAATTATAATAATATTTTTATTTATTTGTGTCAATATTTTATTTAAATTTAATAAATTCATAATTTTATATATAATTCTGTTATACGCACTATTCCTATTATTCATATTAATTTAATCTTGTTTTTTTATATGCTTTATTCAAAATATTTATTCGTTTATTTTATCATTTATTAGATATTCTACCATTTTTTTATAATTTATCAATTGTTTTTTTGTATTGCAGGACAAAATAGTCTGCAGATTTATCAGCTTTTATATGCTTATTGATTTTCACCAATGCCATATTCTTATACGGATATTTACAATATATCAAGTAACATGCTTGCACGGCCTATTTTCCCATACATAAAAAATCTCACCACAAATAGCGCATGAGAATTAATTTATTTTCCTCAAAACTTATATCCGGATTTACTAGGATACTCTACTCCAACAACTTATTTATCCCTTTCCTAATTCTTTACTTTACTAATTATAAATTATAATTTCACAATGAACACTACTGTTCATTGTCAATTTGCTTATCTTTAATCACTGTAGATTTAATCAGCATTTCATGATTTGTTTTTCTTACAATTTCATTGTTCAAAAAGAGGCATATACGAATTTATCATATATACCTCTTTTGACATTTATATTATCTATATTTTGTTAATTATCTTCATCAAAATATAATACCGATTCTGTTTCTCTACAATATTTAACGCACATACATTGTCCTAATTTTCTTGGACACTTATAGCATAAACAAGTTAAATCTTTTCCATCACACTTTCCAGATTTTAATTCTGGACAATCTCCACAATTTACTCCATTTCCTGCTGGCATAATAACATCACTGCTCCTTTTTCATATACTAATTTAATATTTTAACCTAAAGTCCCAGAATGTCAAACTATGCAAGTAACAAGTATATTTAATTCTTCTACTACTTAAAGTTTATTTACCAAATTCCGACCCTATCTTCTGGCTTTATATACATGCCATCTTTCTCTGTAATTCCATAGGTATCATAGAATTTTTGGAATTGGGCTAATACCGCATTTACTCTGACCTTATTAGGGGAATGAACATCCACCTTTAATGCATATTCTGCATATTCCTTGGTTGTTATTTGACGCCAAGTAACAGCATAACTTTGAAAAAATGTTTTATAATCAGGCTTGTCCATTCCAGCTAATATATCTAATAAACAAGATGCTCCTCCAATATCTGCAATATTTTCCCCAGCAGTAATGTTCCCATCAAGCATCTCACCTGGTAGTGCTTCAATTTGACTATAAAAATTCACTACCTTTTGAGTTCTTTTAGTGAATTCCTTATAATCTTCATCAGTCCACCAATTCTTCAGATTTCCATCTGCATCATATTGAGCTCCAGTATTATCAAAAGCATGACTTATCTCATGTCCTATAATTACACCAATTCCACCTAGGTTTGTTTCTTTAGATGCATTCGGATCATAAAAATGACCTTGAATTATTCCACCTGGTATAATAATTGCATTTTCTGTCGGTCCATAAAACGCATTAACTGTTTGAGGCTTGAAATCATCATTCTTATCCACTGGTTGATTTATCTTATTAAATTTCTCATCCTGTGCAGAAATCCTTAGTGATATTGCATTATCAAAAAGCGAACCGCCTTCTTCATAAGATTTAATATCTACCTTTGAATAATCAACCCACTTATCTGGGTATCCTATTCTTATATTTAATTTGTCCAGTTTATCAATTGCATTCTTTTTGGTTGCTTCACTCATCCAATCAAGATTATTTATTCGCTTCTTATAAACATCTACTACTTCTTTAACCATGCTTTCTACATCTTCTTTGGTCTTTTGTGAAACATATCTTTCTGCATAAATCTTTCCTATAGCCATGCCCATCATAGAGTTTACATTGCTGACAGCGTCATCTTCTTTTGGCGTAGCTCCACTTATTCCAAGCAGCTCATTGGCATACTCTTTATTTGCATTCTCAAAATCTTCACTTAAATAATCTGAAGCATTAACCAAATTTACAATTTCCATATAATTTTTTATAAGAGGTAGATTTTCCTGAGTATACATATCATTAAATGCCTTTAACCATTTTGGATCCTCTAAAATTATTTTATTGGCTTTATCTACTCCTAAATCTTTCATAACAACAGGTAAATTTAAATTTGGTGCCAAATTATTCAATTCACTTAATGTATATTCATTATAAATAGTGTCAATTAAGTTTGTACTTGCAGCCTTTTCTTGTCTTCCCATAATATTTTCAGCTATCATTCCTTCAAACTTAAACATGTTATCAACTTTTGTTTTTGCTTCTTCCTGCGAATATCCACTGAGCACTAAAAGTTTATTATAATAGTCTTCTGTGAGTTTCTTGGTTTTAGCTATAATCTCAGTAGGCTTAGTGTATTCATCAGAATCTCCTAAACTAAGCACTGTAGAATCTATATATAATATATTAGTTGAAACATTCTTGATGTCTCTCTCTACGGAAAACTGTATTGTTGAATTCATTATTTTCTTATCACTCCACATTTTTGTGATATCATCAATTGTTTGTGCTGCTTTAATCTCATCTAAGATATCTTTAACAGGCTTTATACCTTCTGTATTTCTTGCTCCCACATTCAGAGTATTATTATATAAATTTATTATTTTCTTTTCATCGCTATTTTCACCATACTGGCTTTTATTAGCAATCAGCCCATTTATTATGTCCTTTATTTGATTTTCCACCTTATCATTAACATCCTCAAAAGTAGATTCAGTTGATTTACCTTGTTCAATCTTTGCAGAATTAAGCCAATTGTTGTTTATTGCATCATAAAAATCATCTTGCAGCCTAATCTCCTGATTTTTGCTCCCAGTACTTGTTTCATCTGCAAATGCAACAGTATATGAAGATAAGGACATGATTAGCGTGAATATTGCCATACTTGCTGCTACTCTTAATTTCTTTATTTTTTTCATGGTTAAACTCCTTCCAGCATAGACCTTAATAGTTAGGCACACGAAAGAATATTATTTTTTATTGTACCTGATCTATCTATGTATCCACCAAGTGAAGAACTTCACTTAATACTTATATCTCCACCTTATAGTTATGCGGCTTTGCTTAAAGCTTTTCTGCTTATTAACCTAACTATTAAAATTCTTCACACTATTTTAATAATTTGGCTTGTCCAAATAGATATAACCATATAAATAATCAGTTTCATATAAATCCCTGTATCTAAAAGTTACTCCATTCCATGTAGATTCTGATATATAAACTTTTCCATTATCAATTTTTTCTACTACAGCTACATGTCCACTTCCCCCAGAGTTTGGCAGACCAGACTTCCATACTGCAATAGCTCCAACTCTAGGCTCTGAGCCGTATTGATATTTTCCACTATTTTTATTTGCATTCCACCATTCGTAAGCATTTCCTATAAGTCCGGCATCTGTAGGCTTAGTTCCTGTGATTTCCCAAGCACGTCCCCATGCATACCATGTACAATTTCCCTTAATTTGACTTCCTCCACTATAAAATGGTGGCGATAATTTTACTTTATAAAAAATATTATCATCAGAATAATAATACTTACTATTTAAGCTCGGTTCTGTGGTTCTTATTCCACCTAAAGAAACCTCTTTTACATTTTTATCATTATTATTACCATCACTTTTGTTATTATTATCATCACTTTTGTTATCGTCGTTACTTTTATTATCGTTACCATTACTAGCATCTGAAGGATTTACGTTAGAACTTCCACTAGAATCTCCATTAGGACTTGTACTATTAGATGTTGTAGAATTATCGTTTTCCTTAAAGCTAATCCAATCAGAGCTAACCCAACCCTTTCGTCCGTTTAACATTAAAGGATAAAAACCGCCTTTAGCATCATCTATAATACTAACTTGCATACCTTTTGCCAGTTTTCCTATAATATCTGATGAAGTCGTTGCTTCTGCACGGACATTTAGTGAATCACTATTAGTCGTAACATAAGCTATACGTGGCTTAGCCCCACTCGTACTATCTTGAGCTACTGGTGGTGCACTTTGATTTTCTTTATCTGAATTTTCATCCTTTATTAATTGCCCATTATCCGAAAAATTATATACGATTCCATCAATATTAAGAGATCCTGTTACCATTTCCCCGCTTGACTCCATAAAATACCGGTTACCATTGTCATTAATCCATCCAGTACTCATTTTCCCATCAGCGTCAAAGTGATACCACTTTCCAGAAATATTCTTCCATCCTGTATTCATAGCTCCATCATTTGATAAGCTATACCAATTTTGGCTGTACTTAATCCAGCCTGTAAGCATTATTCCGTTTTCATCAAAATAATACCACTTATTATCTATGTTCTTCCATCCAGTGGCCTTGATACCGTCTTCCGTCCAATTCCAGCTATTATTTGAATTACTAATCCATTTTGCTGATGCCGGCATATAATTTAAACTTGAAACTATCAGTGTTGTCATTCCAACGGCTATTATTTTTCTCAAAAGTTCTCGTTTCACTCGCTGCTACCCCTCTTTATAAATTAATTTTACAACTTATTAATCTTATGTAATATAATGTTTCATCCATTAATTTATCAACAATTTCCCAGTTTAAGGCTGTAAAAACAAATTAATCCCATACATTAAATATTACGGCATATAAGAAAAAATAACAAGTGAAAGATATAATAGTAATATACCGTTACTACGTAGCGCGTAAATCTTTTTTTGGAACAATAACAAAAACCTGTCAAGTGCTTATGAATGTTTTTTATAATCACTTAACAGGTAATTTTATATTTATAATTATTAAATTTTGAAACACCCTAATTTCCTCTAATACAAATTCCCCAGACTTAATCACAAAAATAATCCTATTATAATTAAGACAATAACACCAGGAACTCCAAAAAATCCTGCAATTAATGCCGTAATTGGATTGATTGCTAATGAAAAATTAGTATTTATTCCCACTAAACTAAGATTGGCAATTATAAAATTTGCTATATATAATATAACAACACCTATTACTCCATTTATAATTATTTTTATTGGCCATTTTAGGAGTTTTAATAC harbors:
- a CDS encoding pro-sigmaK processing inhibitor BofA family protein, which gives rise to MEVQYLIYGLVGIIVLFFVLKLLKWPIKIIINGVIGVVILYIANFIIANLSLVGINTNFSLAINPITALIAGFFGVPGVIVLIIIGLFL
- a CDS encoding dipeptide ABC transporter ATP-binding protein — protein: MEAKKEVILEVKDLCKYFHAKKGIFGGNSYVKAVDRVSFTLNKGETLGLVGESGCGKTTTGRTILKLYEPTSGQIIFNGKDITKSSVKEMVPLRKEMQMIFQDPYASLDPRMTVGDIIGEAIDIHKLLTGEERTERIRSLLSKVGLAGDHINRYPHEFSGGQRQRIGIARALAVEPSLIVCDEPISALDVSIQAQVINMLEELQEELGLTYLFIAHDLSMVKHISTHIGVMYLGRMVERGESNKVYSEALHPYTQALLSAVPIPDPDIAKNNKRIVLEGDIPSPIDPPPGCRFKGRCRCAKPICSEIDPELKEVKPGHFVACHLYD
- a CDS encoding ABC transporter permease, giving the protein MLKYIGKRFLISLLTIWVVITATFFLMRLMPGGPFDGDKMLAQVKANMEAKYGLDKSLPEQYAMYLKNLTHGDFGESMVFPGREVSDTITKSFPASAEIGAVAIIMSIVGGILLGTLAALKNGRWPDRLVVFLATLCITIPSFVIGAVLIYVVGVKFELLPPTGFGEWKNDIMPAIALGAASLSFITRLTRSKLIDVLKADYIRTAKAKGLSRTTIIFKHGLRNSLIPIVTYVGPLIADILTGAFVTEKIFAIPGLGNEFVQSVSNRDYSMLLGVTVFYCSMLIFFTFIVDILYVLIDPRIKLQNAEV
- a CDS encoding ABC transporter ATP-binding protein, translated to MEKLLEVKNLETSFKTSAGEVHAVRGVTFDLEKGEALGIVGESGCGKSVTMMSIMRLLADNGRLAGGEIYFNGKNLSDVKESMMENIRGNDIGMIFQDPMTSLNPVYTIGDQLMEPLLKHKKVSKAEARKEAIKMLGMVGIPSPEKRMKQYPHEFSGGMRQRAMIAMSLICQPKLIIADEPTTALDVTIQAQILDLMKDLKEKLDTAIILITHDLGVVADVCSRINVMYGGIIVETGTTEDIFYRGKHPYTWGLLRSVPNPKEDVKERLIPIEGQPPDLLNPPVGCPFAARCDYAMKICIQKQPPLFELGEKHQAACWLCHQDAPKVESPIRRMK
- a CDS encoding ABC transporter permease, with the protein product MENQIKIEKELFTPLSAEEKKVNVIVRPSVGYWKDAWMRLKRDKMALMSLMVVIAIVLAAIIVPMLSKYDYAANDLSQTYLPPSAEHWFGTDNLGRDLFVRNFYGARYSLLIAVFSAIINLFIGVLYGGIAGYFGGKVDAVLMRIVDVIYSIPLTIYVIIFMAILNKPGSSGSGLLTIVLGLSITYWISMARIIRGDVLQLKQQEFVLAAKSLGASNIRILARHLIPNCIGSIMVTLTLLIPQAVFAEAFLSFIGLGIAAPRASLGTLANEAMQGIYTYPYQLLFPAAMICLIILCFNLFGDGLSQALDPKNKR
- a CDS encoding M13 family metallopeptidase, with amino-acid sequence MKKIKKLRVAASMAIFTLIMSLSSYTVAFADETSTGSKNQEIRLQDDFYDAINNNWLNSAKIEQGKSTESTFEDVNDKVENQIKDIINGLIANKSQYGENSDEKKIINLYNNTLNVGARNTEGIKPVKDILDEIKAAQTIDDITKMWSDKKIMNSTIQFSVERDIKNVSTNILYIDSTVLSLGDSDEYTKPTEIIAKTKKLTEDYYNKLLVLSGYSQEEAKTKVDNMFKFEGMIAENIMGRQEKAASTNLIDTIYNEYTLSELNNLAPNLNLPVVMKDLGVDKANKIILEDPKWLKAFNDMYTQENLPLIKNYMEIVNLVNASDYLSEDFENANKEYANELLGISGATPKEDDAVSNVNSMMGMAIGKIYAERYVSQKTKEDVESMVKEVVDVYKKRINNLDWMSEATKKNAIDKLDKLNIRIGYPDKWVDYSKVDIKSYEEGGSLFDNAISLRISAQDEKFNKINQPVDKNDDFKPQTVNAFYGPTENAIIIPGGIIQGHFYDPNASKETNLGGIGVIIGHEISHAFDNTGAQYDADGNLKNWWTDEDYKEFTKRTQKVVNFYSQIEALPGEMLDGNITAGENIADIGGASCLLDILAGMDKPDYKTFFQSYAVTWRQITTKEYAEYALKVDVHSPNKVRVNAVLAQFQKFYDTYGITEKDGMYIKPEDRVGIW
- a CDS encoding CHAP domain-containing protein codes for the protein MKRELLRKIIAVGMTTLIVSSLNYMPASAKWISNSNNSWNWTEDGIKATGWKNIDNKWYYFDENGIMLTGWIKYSQNWYSLSNDGAMNTGWKNISGKWYHFDADGKMSTGWINDNGNRYFMESSGEMVTGSLNIDGIVYNFSDNGQLIKDENSDKENQSAPPVAQDSTSGAKPRIAYVTTNSDSLNVRAEATTSSDIIGKLAKGMQVSIIDDAKGGFYPLMLNGRKGWVSSDWISFKENDNSTTSNSTSPNGDSSGSSNVNPSDASNGNDNKSNDDNKSDDNNNKSDGNNNDKNVKEVSLGGIRTTEPSLNSKYYYSDDNIFYKVKLSPPFYSGGSQIKGNCTWYAWGRAWEITGTKPTDAGLIGNAYEWWNANKNSGKYQYGSEPRVGAIAVWKSGLPNSGGSGHVAVVEKIDNGKVYISESTWNGVTFRYRDLYETDYLYGYIYLDKPNY